The Theropithecus gelada isolate Dixy chromosome 18, Tgel_1.0, whole genome shotgun sequence genome includes the window ATAATCAAACCTAACTAATGCCGacgaataaataaaatgtttctttcataTCTAATAATACGTAGATGTCCTAGAACTACAACCTTGTTTTTGATTGACTGACATTTAAagcctgaaatttttatttctgtataaaaaaagagaactttgagACAGTCCCTAAGGAGGCAATTCGTTTTCAcaggttttaaaaacatattcacaCTCCCTTCCGCCTCCGCTCTCCTCCCTCCTCGGATCGCGTTTTATCAGCTACGAATCTCGCGAGAAGTCAAGTTCTCATGAGTTCTCCCAGAAGCCACcgctcttcctctttccctaagCGGCCTGAGGTGAGTGTTTCTCTTGTGTTGTTCCCGGGGCTCAATCCTCCTGCCATCGCCGCCATCCTGGCCTCGGGGGCGTCGGCCTCCAGGTCCCCGGGAGGAGAACTCCCAGAGCTACTAAATCCTCGCTGGAGGCGGTGGTTTCTTATGCGGGGGGACGTGGCGGAGGGCCCAACTTTGGGATCCGGGGCCGGTCGGTCTTTGAGGTCCGCAGAGGGACGTGATGGGCGGGAATGGGACGACCGGGCTCCTTCACTGGTGGGGCCGCCTGTGGTGCGTGCGGACTCCGGAGATCCAGTGTCCAGTGGTGAGTGATGGCCGAATACGCGTCACATTTGTGGCCGCAACGAGGAAAAGTTTTGGGGGAAATAAAGTCAGGTGGAGGCTTTACACATTTCTACAAGAGTGCTGCGTACCGGAGGGTTCTTAACGTGGGTCATAGCCTGAAGGTGTTGGGAGAGACGGCACTACCTGCAGCCCTGAGAGCAAAGGAGTTTCTGTAGAGCGGGAGGGAGGAGGTAGAGGGTTGTAGTTGAGTTGTGCCATGCGGATGCGTCGAGTCATTTTACGCCTGCAAGATCCAGCATTGGATTGAAACAGGCTGTATTTTCTTCCAAAGGGTAGACTGGATTGGTGAGGTCCGTGTGGCTACTTTTGTGGAAGCAGTGTTGTAGTTACTGGCagataaaagggaagaaagcccaGGGTGGAGGAAAGGATGGCTGCGATGATGGCATTTCTTAGGACACCTTTGGATTAATCATGAAAACAACTACTCTCTGAGCAGCTGTTCGAATCGTCTAATACTTACGTATACCGAGTTACTGTAAGTACGGATTGACACAGTTACACTGTACTTTCCTCCAGGTAATCTGTGAAAATGGTTCGCTATTCACTTGACCCGGAGAACCCCACGAAATGTAAGTGGACAGGAGATAGATACCTATTTCCTACTTGGGGGTTGGCATAAGATGCCAAAAATTAACCAAAAcgttttttattttctagcatGCAAATCAAGAGGTTCCAATCTTCGTGTTCACTTTAAGGTATGCGATTCATAGTTGTGATCCAACAGTTCCTCATGTTCCACTCAAAAAAGGTAGCTGCGGTGATGACTTTCTTAGGACACCTTTGGATTTACcgtgaaaattaataaattctgAGCGGCCACCTTATATTTAGGCATTGATCATCGGGGTGTAAGGATGTAGGGTTTGTGAAATTGAGTAGAAGTACCAGAAAGTCATTTGAAAACCTAGTGTGCAGACCACATGGGAAATGTTAATGGTACTACATGATGATGGAATAAATGGAGTTTGGGGGTTTTGTCTAGCTTCAACGAAGTTTCCCTGGGTTTTAGTCACAAGGgctttttttgttagtttgttttttgtttctgagatggagtcttgctttgttacccaggttggagtacagtggtacgatctcagctcactgcatcttccatctcctgggttcatgcaattcttccttagcctcctgagtagctaggattacaagcatgcaccaccacgcctggctaatttttgtatttttagtagagacagggtttcaccatattggtcaggctggtcttgaactcctgacttcacccacctcagcctcccaaagtgctgggattacaggtgtgagccaccacgcctggcctagtcacaagttttttttaattgccttgcCCCCAAAGAATAGAAATAACTTGACATTTTGAAAAGCCAAAAATTtcacatttactttaaaaagtaaacaatgtTTTGATCTAGTTAACCAACACTTTATTCTTCACTCTTAGAACACTCGTGAAACTGCCCAGGCCATCAAGGGTATGCATATTCGAAAAGCCACGAAGTATCTGAAAGATGTCACTTTACAGAAACAGTGCGTACCATTCCGACGTTACAATGGTGGAGTTGGCAGGTGTGCCCAGGTGAGAATTCTTAGTTGCCATTTGAAGAGACAAAATTTAATGGAAAAGTGATGGGATAGGATAAGAATGGCTAAGATCTGTGCCGATAAACCTATTTCTGGTTGCTGTAATGACAGAGGACAGCTTGGATTGATGGTGAAATAAACCATGTTCTAAGAAGCCATGATGTCGGATCAAATAGATTCATCTTGGCTGTAATGTTAATTTAAATCAAGGAAAATGACTaatctccattttctttcagGCCAAGCAGTGGGGCTGGACACAAGGTCGGTGGCCCAAGAAGAGTGCTGAATTTTTGCTGCACATGCTTAAAAATGCAGAGAGTAATGCTGAACTTAAGGTACCCAAACCATTAATATCCTGTGCAACTTGGGTGGTTTAATTAATGTTGGCTGTTCAGATCTATgtccttgattttaaaatttctacctcCAGTTTCCAGGGAACtaaattatttcctctttttttttttttttttttgagtccctTTATGGCAGAATTCTGTGAAGATCCAGAAGCGTGCCTCTGTGGTCTCTTTAAGCCTAACATttagtatttctatttttctgctgtctttttaCACTGGAGGTACTTTACCAAGGGCTTTTAACCCTTTTTGTGCCATACACCTTTTTGGTAGTATGGTTAATTATCAAAGTTATTGCCTTGGCAGTGATTAATGTGGTTTGTGACCTGCCTTCATAAAGAGGAGCCATGTTACATTTCGGaaagaaattgtttaaaatttcaaCAAGTTTAAACAATGATAAACTTGTGTTGACAAAACACAAATTTCTCCATTTTGTATATTACCCATTAGCCTTTTGCATTTGAAGGTCTGGGCCAGAACTGAAATTAGTTTAGGTCTGTATTGCTCCAAACCTTGTAAGCCATGCTGAGAAATTCTGTTTATCATCAAGACTTTGAATTGGGTTCTACCTTACCCCTCAGCTCTCCACTGTCTAACGATCTTTGGGAAGGCTACTCATAGACAATGCATTTAGCACACTGAGTCTGGTGACGATTTAGACACAAAGGTGAAGGCAGACAGTTGCTTAAAAACATGCTGTTTGAAGAATAAAAGGATTGCCTTTCAGAAATGATTTCATTGAGGCAGGACTTTGGAACAAGGCTGGGAATTCATATTTACCAAAGATAGTTTGTGGTGGTTTACTATTAAGGATGTTCCTGGtttcattctccttcctttcttcccaagGGTTTAGATGTAGATTCTCTGGTCATCGAGCATATCCAAGTGAACAAAGCACCTAAGATGCGCCGACGAACCTACAGAGCTCATGGTCGCATTAACCCATACATGAGCTCTCCCTGCCACATTGAGATGATCCTTACTGAAAAGGAACAGATTGTTCCTAAACCAGAAGAGGAAGTTGCCCAGAAGAAAAAGGTAAATTAGTAGTTGCTCAGTTTTGTTTGTGATAGTGGAAAGATTTGTGGTTGCTGTGATGACTATCTTAGGACACCTTTGGAATAACTATGAAAGAAAACTATTCTGAGCAACCCTTTCACCTAtcttattttggcttttgtgagtTTGTTTCTTGACTAATAATAAAGGGTAGTTTTATATTCAGTACATTAGGCCTGTATGATTATCTGCTGATGGCCTCACTTACATGTACATAGCCATTtcaaaacctctttttttttttttggatggagtcttgctctgtcccccaggctggagtgcagtggtgcgatctcagctcactgcaagctccgcctcccgggttcgggccattctcctgcctcagcctcccaagtagctgggactacaggtgccacgcctggctaattttttgtatttttagtagagatgaggtttcaccgtgttagccagggtgggctctatctcctgaccacgtgatccgcctgcctcagcctcccaaagtattgggattacaggtgtgagccactgtgcccggccaagaagcTTGTTTTCAGTAATTGATCACATTCAGTTCTTTCAAGTCAAGAACCTGATTGATTCTGTACACTTCTCTTTATACCTAATGAACTTCTGTTCTGTTGATTTCTACCATTTAAGTATTTTCCCCCTTAGTCCTTAACAACTGCATTTCCTGCCTCCAGAATAAGCTGAAGTCCTCCAAGATGTACTGTGGGTTTCTCTAAGAAACTTAAcactctatttttctttccccagatatcccagaagaaactgaagaaacaaaaacttatggCACGGGAGTAAattcagcattaaaataaataattaaaaggaaaagaatgttgGTTGTCTTTATTAGTGAACGTATTTCAGGTGTCCTTAGAAGATGAATCAAATGAGAATTTTTAGGATTGGAATTACAAACACAGATTGCTTACCCTGCACCATTAAAAACCATTTTcatggttgggcacagtggctcatttctataatcccagcactttgggaggtggaggctggctgcttgagcccaggagttcaagcccagccagggcaacatgacaagaaccctgtctttaaaaataatacaaaaattaagtgtgGTGTCGCTtccatgtagtcccagctaattggggggctgaggtgggaggctgcagtgagtactGCTGCAATCCAACGTGGGtaagacagaacaagaccctgtctcaaaatgttTCATTATCCCAAAAGGAATTTGCAATGGTTTTCTTTACAGAATAATCCAGTGTGTGAATATACCAGTTGGTCATCCCCAGTTGGAAATGGCTCCATTGAGCATTGCCTTTGAGTGTCATGACAGCCCTCAGGCTcaggtttttaagttttttaggTTGATACTCAGGGTTTTGTTTTCGCTGTTAAACAATGCTACTGTGAACCTTTGTGTtcagat containing:
- the RPL17 gene encoding 60S ribosomal protein L17 isoform X1; this encodes MVRYSLDPENPTKSCKSRGSNLRVHFKNTRETAQAIKGMHIRKATKYLKDVTLQKQCVPFRRYNGGVGRCAQAKQWGWTQGRWPKKSAEFLLHMLKNAESNAELKGLDVDSLVIEHIQVNKAPKMRRRTYRAHGRINPYMSSPCHIEMILTEKEQIVPKPEEEVAQKKKISQKKLKKQKLMARE
- the RPL17 gene encoding 60S ribosomal protein L17 isoform X2, producing MHIRKATKYLKDVTLQKQCVPFRRYNGGVGRCAQAKQWGWTQGRWPKKSAEFLLHMLKNAESNAELKGLDVDSLVIEHIQVNKAPKMRRRTYRAHGRINPYMSSPCHIEMILTEKEQIVPKPEEEVAQKKKISQKKLKKQKLMARE